The following proteins are encoded in a genomic region of Phycisphaerae bacterium:
- a CDS encoding polysaccharide deacetylase family protein — translation MAEGATREPGVILSFDDAFVADWLAAMPLFERYKAHVTFFISHFERLTPEQIDGLHRIERAGHAIECHGLRHERAATYCREHSLEQWLECEVQPAVAWMRQEGFEPTAFAYPCSENDDQTDRALLGVFRHIRTNRGPEEGQSLAAFDPVFAPADRIADRGCIIAKRIDRTGPEELPEIEAALERAAARRECVAFNSHNISDMPQRNYVTPWAVEAILHQSRELGLAFHTVRDL, via the coding sequence GTGGCGGAAGGCGCGACGAGAGAGCCGGGCGTCATTTTGAGCTTCGACGACGCCTTTGTGGCCGACTGGCTGGCGGCGATGCCGCTGTTCGAGCGGTACAAGGCCCATGTGACGTTCTTCATCTCGCACTTCGAGCGGTTGACGCCGGAGCAGATCGACGGGCTGCACCGGATCGAGCGGGCGGGTCACGCGATCGAATGCCACGGGCTGCGGCATGAGCGGGCGGCGACCTACTGCCGCGAGCATTCGCTGGAGCAGTGGTTGGAGTGCGAGGTCCAGCCGGCGGTGGCGTGGATGCGTCAGGAGGGTTTCGAGCCGACGGCTTTCGCCTATCCGTGCAGCGAGAATGATGACCAGACGGATCGGGCCCTGCTGGGGGTTTTCCGGCACATTCGGACCAACCGTGGTCCGGAGGAGGGCCAATCGCTGGCGGCGTTCGATCCGGTCTTTGCGCCGGCGGATCGGATCGCCGATCGCGGCTGCATCATCGCCAAAAGGATCGATCGGACCGGTCCGGAGGAGTTACCGGAGATTGAGGCGGCCCTGGAGCGGGCGGCCGCGCGGCGGGAGTGCGTGGCGTTCAATTCGCACAACATCAGCGACATGCCGCAGCGGAATTACGTTACTCCGTGGGCGGTCGAGGCGATTTTGCACCAATCGAGGGAGTTGGGATTGGCGTTCCACACGGTTCGTGATCTGTAG
- a CDS encoding HEAT repeat domain-containing protein: protein MKNLLTRRTSMPGTALLLALMALWGCGGQNRKSELRLIPPDPQKLLVTAVRDADPDVRYRSLAEFSATKAIGEPWAVKGVETIVATDPNPLVRALGLHTLGRVADGRVLTQAIYSMNDSDPRVRAEAAWALAQVPYAEIEKAQMVAETREAMVRGLRDEALDVKIHSASGLGAFQDRDVVYALITALRDSNFSVRYHAEKSLIELTGKTFHSNPVAWLEWFDAASEPFANAGQTPPELVKPKQNVLEKSRDRIQQWYLNWQGPAKEQ from the coding sequence ATGAAGAACTTGCTGACCCGCCGAACGTCGATGCCTGGAACTGCCCTGCTGCTGGCCCTGATGGCGCTATGGGGTTGTGGCGGCCAGAACAGGAAGAGCGAACTGCGACTGATTCCTCCGGACCCGCAGAAGCTGCTGGTGACAGCGGTGCGCGACGCGGACCCGGACGTGCGGTATCGATCGCTGGCCGAGTTCAGCGCGACCAAGGCCATCGGCGAGCCGTGGGCGGTCAAGGGGGTCGAGACAATCGTGGCGACCGATCCGAATCCGCTGGTGCGGGCGTTGGGGCTGCACACGCTCGGACGGGTGGCGGACGGGCGGGTTTTGACCCAGGCGATCTATTCGATGAATGACAGCGATCCGCGGGTGCGGGCGGAGGCGGCATGGGCGCTGGCCCAAGTGCCGTACGCGGAGATCGAAAAGGCCCAGATGGTCGCGGAGACTCGCGAGGCGATGGTCCGCGGGCTGCGCGATGAGGCGTTGGACGTCAAGATCCACTCGGCTTCGGGGCTGGGCGCGTTCCAGGATCGCGACGTGGTCTATGCCCTGATCACCGCGCTGCGGGATTCGAATTTTTCGGTCCGCTACCACGCCGAGAAGAGCCTGATCGAACTGACGGGCAAGACGTTTCACTCCAATCCGGTCGCGTGGCTGGAGTGGTTCGACGCGGCGTCCGAGCCGTTCGCCAACGCGGGCCAGACCCCGCCCGAGTTGGTCAAGCCGAAGCAGAACGTGCTGGAGAAAAGCCGCGATCGGATCCAGCAGTGGTATCTGAACTGGCAGGGACCGGCGAAAGAGCAGTGA
- a CDS encoding exo-alpha-sialidase, giving the protein MTAQPGFSVELETISRGFDGQTCWVHGRAGAIPGNPPVVVLTMQKLLLSGSDIFFGLHEMRTDDLGASWSGPTEHETLGRREEDGGVTACICDFTPKWHAATGKLLGTGHVARYIGERLMPDPRPRQTTYSVYDADARTWSPWATVAMPDDTKFSNCGAGCTQRVDLANGEILLPMYFRVKGEKFAKVSVMRCGFDGQRLRYLEHGSEHTVETARGLGEPSLARYDGRYFLTIRHDDRGYVTRGGDGLRFEEPRPWTFDDGSELGNYNTQQHWVTHSDGLCLVYTRRGANNDHVFRHRAPLFIAQVDPDRMCVIRETERIVVPERGARLGNFGVCEVSANETWVTVCEWMQPVGCEKYGSDNSVFVSRLRWDKANQLMR; this is encoded by the coding sequence GTGACTGCACAGCCTGGCTTTAGCGTCGAACTGGAGACGATTAGTCGCGGATTCGACGGGCAGACCTGCTGGGTGCACGGCCGGGCGGGGGCGATTCCGGGCAATCCGCCCGTCGTCGTGTTGACGATGCAGAAGCTTCTGCTGTCGGGCAGCGATATTTTCTTTGGGCTGCACGAGATGCGGACGGACGACCTGGGAGCAAGCTGGTCGGGTCCGACGGAACACGAGACGCTCGGCCGGCGGGAAGAGGACGGCGGGGTGACCGCGTGCATCTGCGATTTTACGCCGAAATGGCACGCAGCGACCGGAAAGCTATTGGGAACAGGACACGTGGCTCGGTACATCGGCGAGCGCCTGATGCCGGACCCGCGGCCGCGTCAGACGACGTATTCGGTGTATGACGCCGATGCGAGGACGTGGTCGCCGTGGGCGACGGTGGCGATGCCGGACGATACGAAGTTCTCCAACTGCGGCGCCGGATGCACGCAGCGGGTTGACTTGGCCAACGGCGAGATTCTGCTGCCGATGTACTTTCGCGTGAAGGGGGAAAAGTTCGCCAAGGTGTCGGTCATGCGGTGCGGGTTCGACGGGCAGAGGTTGCGGTACCTCGAACACGGGAGCGAACACACGGTCGAAACGGCGCGCGGGCTGGGCGAGCCGTCGCTGGCGAGGTACGACGGCCGCTACTTTCTGACCATCCGGCATGACGATCGCGGCTACGTGACGCGGGGCGGCGATGGACTGCGGTTCGAGGAGCCGCGGCCGTGGACGTTCGACGACGGCTCGGAGTTGGGCAACTACAACACGCAGCAGCACTGGGTGACGCACAGCGACGGGCTGTGCCTGGTGTATACGCGGCGCGGGGCGAACAACGATCACGTGTTCCGGCATCGGGCGCCGCTGTTCATTGCGCAGGTGGACCCGGATCGAATGTGCGTGATTCGCGAGACGGAGCGGATTGTCGTTCCGGAGCGCGGGGCGCGGCTGGGAAATTTCGGGGTGTGCGAAGTCAGCGCGAATGAGACGTGGGTGACGGTATGCGAGTGGATGCAGCCGGTCGGCTGCGAGAAGTACGGGAGCGACAACAGCGTATTCGTGTCGCGTCTCCGTTGGGACAAGGCGAACCAGTTGATGCGGTAG
- a CDS encoding TIGR04076 family protein: protein MTAPEQANLHIDGGARGNPGPAGAAYVITTTDGQPVASDSQFIGEATNNVAEYTALIDGLEAAAKLGVRQLQIVSDSELLVRQIIGEYRVRSENILDLYHAAQMALMKFDRWQIRHVPRSQNREADRLVNAAIDAAVKGRSGRDAADRKLDSSTVKVLAQVARAPAKGACGAGLRKGQRFVFDQVTPAGLCLHAAHSLLPTVMAMQADPAIESDTQVTVRCGNPDCGAVFHVSVVS, encoded by the coding sequence ATGACCGCCCCCGAGCAAGCCAACCTTCACATCGACGGCGGCGCCCGAGGCAACCCCGGACCCGCGGGCGCGGCGTATGTGATCACGACGACCGACGGGCAACCGGTCGCCAGCGATTCGCAGTTCATCGGCGAAGCGACCAACAACGTGGCCGAATACACCGCTTTGATCGACGGCCTTGAGGCGGCGGCGAAGCTGGGCGTTCGCCAGTTGCAGATCGTCAGCGACAGCGAGTTGCTCGTGCGGCAGATCATCGGGGAGTACCGGGTCAGAAGCGAGAATATCCTGGACCTCTACCACGCGGCGCAGATGGCGCTGATGAAGTTCGATCGCTGGCAGATCCGGCACGTTCCGCGGTCGCAGAACCGGGAGGCGGACCGGTTGGTGAACGCGGCGATCGACGCCGCCGTCAAGGGTCGGTCGGGCCGGGATGCGGCGGACCGGAAGCTGGATTCCTCGACGGTCAAGGTGTTGGCCCAGGTTGCGCGGGCTCCGGCCAAAGGGGCGTGCGGGGCGGGCCTTCGGAAGGGCCAGCGGTTCGTGTTCGACCAGGTGACGCCGGCTGGGCTGTGCCTGCACGCGGCGCATTCGCTGCTGCCGACGGTGATGGCGATGCAGGCCGATCCGGCGATCGAAAGCGATACACAGGTCACCGTGCGCTGCGGCAATCCCGACTGCGGCGCGGTGTTTCACGTGAGTGTGGTTTCGTAA
- the asnB gene encoding asparagine synthase (glutamine-hydrolyzing), giving the protein MCGIAGIVSLTDDGRVDPDRLAAMAGALLHRGPDNQGLYLTNDRREGLAFRRLSIIDLQTGNQPIANEDQTIRVVCNGEIYNFKALRQQLSANHAFRTAGDIEPIVHLYEQFGLEFLSRLDGFFALALLDSQRSQLLLAVDRFGKKPLYYAEHEGCLYFGSEPKAIRKGGVDGEFSRPALIDYLRFGWIPAPATIFSNVRKLEPGHCLRISLIRARRSSIPALVPVRYYRSAVAAFSGTYDQARHRVRSVLSGAVAKRLVADVPVGVLLSGGVDSAVVTALAAQASSDPVRTFTVGFDHDRYDERRLARLTAQRYKTDHHEIVLKPDLDGLLEQVVETFDEPFADSSAVPTRLICRFAAEQVKVVLTGDGGDEAFAGYDRYRALAIASSIHRLGLGPSAAPLARLMASAGPELRSSRTRLWRLIRALPISPAEQYASFLRLFDDRTLIDLLGSDFTYPLTDRPDWIAQAVDARTDVPSAVRRANLADYQVYLPHDLLVKIDRTSMAAGLEARSPLLDRELVEFALSLPLAWRTRLKAGKRILRDTFAADLPPEVLAGPKRGFGVPVGDWLHGPLRSQMEHRLSPDSRLIRSGIFRFESLTRLMQEHLACRHDHGHRLWALMVLDQFLTIL; this is encoded by the coding sequence ATGTGCGGAATAGCCGGGATTGTGTCGCTGACCGACGATGGCCGGGTCGACCCCGACCGCCTCGCCGCCATGGCCGGCGCATTGCTCCATCGCGGACCCGACAACCAGGGCCTCTACCTCACCAACGACCGGCGCGAAGGTCTGGCCTTCCGTCGGCTCTCGATTATTGATCTGCAGACCGGCAATCAGCCCATCGCCAACGAGGACCAGACCATCCGCGTCGTCTGCAACGGCGAGATTTACAACTTCAAGGCCCTCCGCCAGCAGCTTTCCGCGAACCACGCCTTCCGGACCGCCGGCGACATCGAGCCCATTGTCCACCTCTACGAGCAGTTCGGCTTGGAGTTCCTAAGCCGCCTCGACGGCTTTTTCGCCCTGGCTCTGCTGGACTCGCAGCGAAGCCAACTTCTCCTCGCCGTCGACCGGTTCGGCAAAAAGCCCCTGTACTACGCCGAACACGAAGGCTGCCTGTACTTTGGCTCGGAACCCAAGGCGATCCGGAAGGGGGGTGTTGACGGCGAGTTTTCCCGACCCGCCCTCATCGACTACCTGCGGTTCGGATGGATTCCCGCACCGGCCACGATCTTCAGCAATGTCCGCAAGCTTGAGCCCGGGCACTGCCTGCGGATTTCCCTTATCCGCGCTCGACGGTCCAGTATTCCAGCACTGGTCCCGGTGCGGTACTACCGGTCGGCCGTTGCCGCCTTCAGCGGGACCTACGATCAGGCCCGCCATCGGGTGCGGTCCGTCCTCTCCGGCGCCGTGGCCAAGCGCCTGGTGGCCGACGTGCCGGTCGGAGTTCTGCTCTCCGGCGGCGTGGACTCAGCCGTCGTGACCGCCCTTGCCGCCCAGGCCTCCTCCGACCCGGTCCGCACGTTCACCGTCGGCTTCGACCACGACCGTTACGACGAACGCCGCCTGGCCCGTCTGACCGCCCAACGGTACAAGACCGATCACCACGAAATCGTTCTGAAACCGGACCTCGACGGCCTGCTGGAGCAGGTGGTGGAAACCTTCGACGAACCCTTCGCCGACAGTTCAGCCGTGCCCACCCGTCTGATCTGCCGGTTCGCCGCCGAGCAGGTCAAGGTCGTGCTCACCGGCGACGGTGGTGACGAAGCCTTCGCCGGCTACGACCGCTATCGCGCCCTGGCCATCGCTTCCAGCATCCATCGCCTGGGACTGGGGCCGTCAGCCGCCCCGTTGGCCAGGCTTATGGCCTCAGCCGGACCGGAACTCCGCTCCAGCCGTACGCGGCTCTGGCGGCTGATCCGCGCCCTGCCGATCAGCCCAGCCGAGCAGTACGCCTCGTTCCTCCGCCTCTTCGACGACCGGACCCTGATCGACCTGCTGGGCTCGGACTTTACCTATCCGCTGACCGACCGGCCCGACTGGATCGCCCAAGCCGTCGATGCCCGGACCGACGTCCCGTCCGCCGTCCGCCGGGCCAACCTGGCCGACTACCAGGTCTATCTGCCCCACGATCTGCTGGTCAAGATCGACCGCACCTCGATGGCCGCCGGTCTGGAGGCCCGATCGCCCCTTTTGGACCGGGAACTGGTCGAATTTGCCCTCTCGCTCCCGCTGGCCTGGCGGACCCGCCTCAAAGCCGGCAAACGCATCCTCCGCGACACCTTCGCCGCCGATCTGCCTCCGGAAGTCCTCGCCGGTCCCAAACGCGGCTTCGGCGTTCCCGTCGGCGATTGGCTCCACGGACCGCTGCGCTCCCAGATGGAACACCGCCTCAGCCCGGATTCCCGTCTCATTCGCTCCGGCATATTCCGCTTCGAATCGTTGACGCGATTAATGCAGGAACACCTGGCCTGCCGCCACGACCACGGCCACCGACTCTGGGCCCTGATGGTCCTCGATCAGTTCCTGACCATTCTATAA
- a CDS encoding type II secretion system protein produces MKWNRKSWGAFTLVELLVVVAIIALLVAILLPSLASARQAARSATCASNLRGFGAGFEIYASQNRLGYRCSGAFDWKRDGHVDKVGWVADLINLKVANPGKALCPGNQYTISEKVVDYTGAGDTAGFNALYWGTGVTTLATDVYPTSLASQEFWNKGYNSNYAASWHMVRGDPVVIKTDPTDPTTWDLYSTNACADNGSKCPEDGDGPINGSHTEGGVATPDRIVMLGDARVGDGSEATIADQTMADAINNFAGKDVVRVGDMTLEAFCDGMAVDLEDVDATHFAGKKAHEFNDIAPLHGGDGYVGGYANVLFADGHVAAVYDVAGETGPDGYLGAYKPAGGGFTMNADAFTEIADTMWYGRMRNPVAPGGGSVE; encoded by the coding sequence ATGAAGTGGAACCGTAAGTCTTGGGGAGCCTTCACCCTGGTGGAGCTCCTGGTCGTGGTTGCCATCATCGCGCTGTTGGTGGCGATCCTGTTGCCGTCGCTCGCCTCGGCCCGTCAGGCCGCCCGCTCGGCGACGTGCGCCTCGAACCTGCGTGGCTTTGGCGCGGGCTTCGAGATCTACGCCTCGCAGAACCGCCTGGGCTATCGCTGCTCCGGCGCGTTCGACTGGAAACGCGACGGCCACGTCGACAAGGTGGGTTGGGTCGCCGACCTGATCAACCTGAAGGTCGCCAACCCCGGCAAGGCCCTGTGCCCGGGCAACCAGTACACCATCAGCGAAAAGGTGGTGGACTACACCGGCGCCGGCGACACCGCGGGCTTCAACGCCCTCTACTGGGGCACCGGTGTGACCACCCTGGCGACCGACGTCTACCCCACGTCCCTCGCCTCGCAGGAGTTCTGGAACAAGGGCTACAACAGCAACTACGCCGCCAGTTGGCACATGGTCCGCGGAGACCCGGTCGTGATCAAGACCGACCCGACCGATCCGACGACCTGGGACCTCTACAGCACCAACGCCTGCGCCGACAACGGCAGCAAGTGCCCCGAAGACGGCGACGGCCCGATCAACGGCTCGCACACCGAAGGCGGCGTAGCCACCCCGGATCGCATCGTGATGCTCGGCGACGCCCGCGTGGGTGACGGCAGCGAAGCCACCATCGCCGATCAGACGATGGCCGACGCCATCAACAACTTCGCCGGCAAAGACGTCGTGCGGGTCGGCGACATGACCCTCGAAGCCTTCTGCGACGGCATGGCGGTTGACCTCGAAGACGTCGACGCCACCCACTTCGCCGGCAAGAAGGCCCATGAGTTCAACGACATCGCCCCGCTGCACGGCGGCGACGGCTACGTCGGCGGTTACGCCAACGTTCTGTTCGCCGACGGCCATGTGGCCGCCGTCTACGACGTCGCCGGCGAGACCGGCCCCGACGGCTACCTCGGCGCCTACAAGCCGGCCGGCGGCGGCTTCACCATGAACGCCGATGCGTTCACCGAGATCGCCGACACCATGTGGTACGGCCGCATGCGGAACCCCGTCGCCCCCGGCGGCGGCAGCGTCGAGTAA
- the prmC gene encoding peptide chain release factor N(5)-glutamine methyltransferase, protein MNTAAGEQWSVGQLLKWTSNYFSEKGLSDPLLSAQLLLARVLGCSKVDLYLRFEQSVSPEARTAYRELVKRAASGEPIAYLIGTKEFYSLEFEVNRAVLIPRPETEILVQWVVRKVRSDEALGSRDELAILELGTGSGCISVSLARNLPKPGQFVATDVSAEALAVAKRNAERHGVADRIQFVESNLYERIEPTGQFDLVVGNLPYVTEADYERLPRHIKDFEPVGALVAGPEGLDAIEPAIAEGWKYLRERGFLVLEIGYNQSEKVREIFGRHPYDEVIFEKDHAEIRRVAIGFTQGK, encoded by the coding sequence ATGAATACGGCCGCCGGTGAACAATGGAGTGTTGGACAACTGCTGAAGTGGACCAGTAACTACTTCAGCGAAAAGGGCCTTTCCGACCCCCTGCTTTCGGCGCAACTGCTGCTGGCCCGGGTGCTTGGGTGCTCGAAGGTTGATCTGTACCTTCGGTTCGAGCAGTCGGTTTCGCCCGAGGCGCGGACGGCGTACCGGGAGCTGGTCAAGCGGGCGGCGTCGGGCGAGCCGATCGCCTACCTGATCGGGACCAAGGAGTTCTATTCGCTGGAGTTCGAGGTGAACCGTGCGGTACTGATTCCGCGTCCGGAGACGGAGATTCTGGTCCAGTGGGTGGTGCGCAAGGTTCGATCGGATGAGGCGTTGGGGTCGCGGGACGAGCTGGCGATCCTGGAACTGGGAACGGGCAGCGGATGCATCTCGGTGAGCCTGGCCAGGAATCTGCCGAAGCCCGGGCAGTTTGTGGCCACGGACGTCTCGGCTGAGGCGCTGGCGGTGGCGAAGCGAAACGCGGAACGGCATGGGGTGGCGGATCGTATCCAATTCGTGGAGTCGAATCTGTACGAACGGATCGAGCCGACCGGACAATTCGACCTGGTGGTGGGCAACCTGCCCTACGTCACTGAAGCGGATTACGAACGTTTGCCGAGACATATAAAGGACTTTGAACCGGTCGGCGCCCTGGTGGCCGGCCCGGAAGGACTGGACGCCATCGAGCCCGCCATCGCTGAGGGATGGAAGTATCTTCGGGAACGAGGCTTTCTCGTCCTGGAGATCGGATACAATCAGAGTGAGAAGGTCCGCGAGATCTTTGGGCGGCATCCCTACGACGAAGTGATTTTCGAGAAGGACCACGCGGAGATCCGGCGGGTGGCGATAGGTTTCACTCAAGGAAAGTGA
- a CDS encoding Gfo/Idh/MocA family oxidoreductase: protein MAKTYGFGIIGAGMIGEFHAKAIAGLERGKLVAVYDLKAERAEQFGKKTGCRHYGDLDKFLSDKELDIVTIGTPSGVHMEPAVSAAEHGKHVICEKPLDVTLERIDRMIEAHAKAGTQLGGVFNSRFEPVNQALKQLVQQGRLGQITYAGGYVPWWRSQQYFDEGGWKGTRKFDGGGALMNQGAHTVDLLQWLVGQKVRQVTAFAATLAHKIEVEDVVSAALEFENGAIGTLFASTAMFPGLPSRVELGGTGGTVVSESTTLKTLKLAEEKPEDEELRKRFGGEAAASGSTDPKAISAVNHQRNFQAFMDALDARRVPEVDGQEARKAVQIILAVYESARLGRPVKL from the coding sequence ATGGCCAAGACGTACGGATTCGGGATCATCGGCGCCGGCATGATTGGCGAGTTTCACGCCAAGGCGATCGCAGGGCTGGAGCGGGGCAAGCTGGTGGCGGTCTATGACCTTAAGGCCGAGCGGGCGGAGCAATTCGGCAAGAAGACCGGCTGCCGGCACTACGGCGACCTCGATAAGTTTCTCTCGGACAAGGAGCTGGATATCGTCACGATCGGCACGCCGTCGGGTGTGCATATGGAGCCGGCGGTATCGGCGGCGGAGCACGGCAAGCACGTGATCTGCGAGAAACCGCTTGACGTGACGCTGGAGCGGATCGACCGGATGATCGAGGCCCACGCCAAGGCGGGCACTCAACTGGGCGGGGTCTTCAACAGCCGGTTTGAGCCGGTCAACCAGGCGCTCAAACAGCTCGTGCAACAGGGACGGCTGGGGCAGATCACCTACGCGGGTGGATACGTTCCGTGGTGGCGGAGCCAGCAGTACTTCGACGAGGGCGGCTGGAAAGGCACCAGGAAGTTCGACGGCGGCGGGGCGTTGATGAACCAAGGGGCTCACACGGTGGACCTGCTGCAGTGGCTGGTGGGCCAGAAGGTCCGACAGGTTACGGCGTTCGCGGCGACGCTGGCCCATAAGATCGAGGTTGAAGACGTGGTCTCCGCGGCTTTGGAGTTCGAGAACGGGGCGATCGGCACGCTGTTCGCCAGCACGGCGATGTTCCCGGGGCTGCCGTCGCGGGTGGAGCTTGGCGGCACAGGCGGGACGGTGGTCAGCGAATCGACGACGCTCAAGACGCTGAAGCTCGCTGAGGAGAAGCCGGAGGATGAGGAACTGCGCAAGCGGTTCGGCGGCGAGGCGGCGGCTTCGGGTTCGACGGACCCGAAGGCCATCTCGGCGGTGAACCATCAGCGGAATTTCCAGGCGTTTATGGATGCCCTGGACGCCAGGCGGGTGCCCGAGGTGGACGGCCAGGAGGCCCGCAAGGCGGTCCAGATCATCCTGGCGGTCTATGAGTCGGCCCGGCTGGGACGGCCGGTGAAGCTCTGA
- a CDS encoding exo-alpha-sialidase, with translation MDKIKRIETQVVLAGRRSNQAWFAPALAAVPGAGDGGGPEVMVGAMLLTGNDMGPALWTRTRDLGRTWTPPMQSQNLLGEPISRERKAAAAQYARTMFGEGRAISPDYDIFEKPYIGPYYHRASKTLLGLGCSVYTRDDDRDPGQKGEEHVAGFAHVPVWTRWDPGRGDFVPWKRMAQPPTLETGQSVFFVSCSQWHECGDGTFLLPCSHLREDQSTTPGVTVVRGRFDGTEVRLVEHGSIHNVDSGRGLAEPSMTFFQGRYYLTIRHDERAYVTTSRDGLAYDALRVWTFDDGSELGNYNTQQHWLTREDELYLVYNRRSELGNGVFRHRAPLFAAQVDPQRLCVIRKTERIILPEKGARMGNFGVVNVSDEETWIMTGEWLQQYVSGYRQGMPYWTDGGTQYNRIQYIGDLLLARVYFG, from the coding sequence ATGGACAAGATCAAACGCATTGAGACACAGGTGGTGCTGGCGGGCCGGCGGAGCAATCAGGCGTGGTTCGCCCCGGCGTTGGCGGCGGTTCCGGGCGCCGGCGACGGCGGCGGGCCGGAGGTGATGGTCGGGGCGATGCTGCTGACCGGCAACGACATGGGGCCGGCGCTCTGGACGCGGACGCGCGATCTGGGGCGGACATGGACGCCGCCGATGCAGAGCCAGAACCTGCTGGGCGAACCGATATCGCGGGAACGGAAGGCCGCGGCGGCCCAGTACGCGCGAACGATGTTCGGCGAGGGCCGGGCGATCAGTCCGGACTACGATATCTTCGAGAAGCCGTACATCGGACCGTACTACCATCGGGCGAGCAAGACGCTTCTGGGCCTTGGATGCAGCGTTTACACTCGCGACGACGACCGCGACCCCGGCCAGAAGGGCGAAGAGCACGTGGCGGGCTTTGCTCACGTTCCGGTCTGGACACGGTGGGATCCGGGTCGCGGCGATTTTGTGCCGTGGAAGCGGATGGCCCAGCCGCCGACGCTGGAAACGGGCCAGAGCGTGTTTTTCGTGTCGTGCTCGCAGTGGCACGAGTGCGGCGACGGGACGTTCCTGCTGCCGTGTTCGCATCTGCGCGAGGATCAGTCGACGACGCCGGGCGTGACGGTGGTTCGCGGTCGGTTCGACGGGACCGAAGTGCGGCTGGTCGAGCACGGGTCGATTCACAACGTCGATAGCGGGCGTGGTCTGGCCGAGCCGTCGATGACGTTCTTCCAGGGCCGGTACTACCTGACGATCCGGCACGACGAGCGGGCGTACGTGACGACGAGCCGCGACGGGTTGGCGTACGACGCGCTTCGGGTCTGGACGTTCGACGACGGGTCGGAGCTGGGCAACTACAACACCCAGCAGCACTGGCTGACCCGGGAGGACGAATTGTACCTCGTGTACAACCGCCGCAGCGAGCTTGGCAACGGGGTGTTCCGGCATCGCGCCCCCCTGTTTGCGGCCCAGGTCGATCCGCAGCGACTGTGCGTGATCCGGAAGACCGAACGGATCATCCTTCCGGAGAAAGGCGCGCGGATGGGCAACTTCGGCGTGGTCAACGTCAGCGACGAGGAAACGTGGATCATGACCGGTGAATGGCTGCAGCAGTACGTCTCCGGATACCGACAGGGCATGCCCTACTGGACGGACGGCGGGACGCAGTACAACCGGATTCAGTACATCGGCGACCTGCTGTTGGCGCGGGTGTATTTCGGCTGA